In a single window of the Zea mays cultivar B73 chromosome 5, Zm-B73-REFERENCE-NAM-5.0, whole genome shotgun sequence genome:
- the LOC100501893 gene encoding SPX domain-containing membrane protein OsI_08463 isoform X1, which produces MVNFGKKLMADQLEEWREYYINYKMMKKKVKQYVQQTQTGGKNRDQVLKEFSRMLDDQIEKIVLFLLQQQGHLARRIENLGEQRVVLMERSDVSQICQIRQAYREVGYDLVKLLRFLDSNATGIRKILKKFDKRFGYKFTDYYVSTRANHPYSQLQQIFKQVGVVAVVGALSRNLSYLQDHQGSLANIYDYPSLILKDPVIEQINHSVQKLTHSTSFLQFLGQHALIVPGDMQSGSDLGDDKDYHFLSLLLNLVNTFLYMVNTYIIVPTADDYSVSLGAAATVCGVIIGSMAVAQIFSSVYFSAWSNRSYFRPLVFSCIMLFLGNLLYALAYDLNSLTVLIAGRLLCGLGSARAVNRRYISDCVPLKTRLQASAGFVSASALGMACGPALAGLLQTKFKIYGLTFNQNTLPGWVMCLAWIAYLFWLWISFKEPGHIATENSVSTQSSDSGRRVSGNLEGGLGEPLLIDAKAGQDEDDEDNDDPEESHTPATSLAAAYRLLTPSVKVQLLIYFMLKFAMEILLSESSVVTTFYFKWTTSTVAIFLAVLGLTVLPVNVIVGSYVTNLFQDRQILVASEIMVLIGIVMSFCFTPHYSVPQYVTSALITFVFAEVLEGVNLSLLSRVMSSRLSRGTYNGGLLSTEAGTLARVAADMTITAAGYLGQGRLLNATLLPSLVICLASIVATFCTYNSLY; this is translated from the exons ATGGTTAATTTCGGTAAGAAATTGATGGCAGACCAGTTGGAGGAGTGGCGAGA GTACTATATTAATTATAAGATGATGAAGAAAAAGGTAAAACAGTATGTACAGCAGACCCAAACTGGTGGAAAAAATCGTGACCAGGTTCTTAAGGAGTTCTCAAGGATGCTTGATGATCAG ATTGAAAAGATTGTGCTATTTCTTCTGCAACAACAAGGTCATCTTGCTAGGAGGATCGAGAATTTAGGAGAACAGCGTGTCGTGCTTATGGAACGGTCTGATGTATCCCAAATTTGTCAAATACGCCAGGCTTACAGGGAAGTTGGATATGATCTTGTGAAGCTACTTAGGTTTCTTGATTCGAACGCTACTGGTATCCGGAAGATACTTAAGAAGTTCGATAAGCGCTTTGGCTATAAGTTTACAGATTATTACGTCTCTACTCGAGCAAACCATCCTTATTCTCAGCTCCAGCAGATCTTCAAGCAAGTG GGAGTCGTGGCTGTTGTTGGTGCTTTGTCTCGCAACCTTTCTTATCTACAAGATCATCAAGGAAGCCTAGCAAATATCTATGATTACCCATCACTCATCTTGAAG GATCCCGTCATAGAACAAATAAATCACTCAGTACAGAAACTCACACACTCCACAAGCTTTCTGCAATTTCTAGGGCAGCATGCACTTATCGTTCCGGGGGATATGCAGAGCGGCTCAGATCTCGGTGATGACAAGGATTACCATTTCCTGTCACTGCTGCTGAACCTAGTAAACACGTTTCTGTACATGGTTAACACATACATCATCGTTCCAACTGCCGATGACTATTCAGTAAGCCTCGGAGCTGCAGCGACTGTTTGCGGTGTGATTATCGGATCAATGGCAGTTGCACAAATCTTCTCCTCGGTATATTTCAGTGCCTGGTCGAACAGATCGTACTTCAGACCCCTCGTATTTAGCTGCATCATGTTGTTTCTGGGGAACCTATTGTATGCTTTGGCATACGATCTGAATTCCCTAACTGTTCTTATTGCTGGCCGGCTACTGTGCGG TTTGGGTTCGGCCAGAGCCGTGAACCGCCGCTACATCAGCGACTGTGTACCCCTGAAAACCAGGCTGCAGGCGTCGGCTGGGTTTGTCAGCGCTAGCGCTCTTGGAATGGCATGTGGTCCCGCTCTTGCCGGTCTGCTGCAGACAAAGTTTAAGATTTATGGGCTTACATTCAATCAGAACACCTTGCCTGGGTGGGTCATGTGCCTTGCTTGGATTGCATATTTGTTCTGGCTGTGGATTTCATTCAAAGAGCCGGGCCACATTGCCACAGAGAATTCAGTCAGCACGCAATCATCTGATTCTG GCCGTCGAGTAAGCGGTAACTTGGAGGGTGGCCTCGGAGAGCCTTTGCTCATAGACGCAAAGGCAGGGCAGGATGAGGACGACGAGGACAATGACGACCCCGAAGAATCTCATACACCTGCCACATCGCTTGCTGCAGCATACAGATTGCTGACACCATCTGTGAAG GTTCAGCTACTGATCTACTTCATGCTCAAGTTCGCCATGGAAATCCTACTCTCGGAGTCGAGTGTCGTGACCACGTTCTATTTCAAGTGGACAACTAGTACCGTGGCGATCTTTCTGGCAGTTCTTGGTCTGACGGTTCTCCCAGTTAATGTCATCGTTGGGAGCTACGTCACCAACCTGTTCCAGGACAG GCAAATCCTGGTGGCCTCCGAGATCATGGTGTTGATCGGCATCGTCATGAGCTTCTGCTTCACCCCTCACTACTCCGTCCCCCAGTATGTCACGTCAGCTCTCATCACGTTCGTGTTCGCCGAGGTGCTCGAAG GGGTGAACTTGTCCCTCCTctcccgcgtgatgtcgtcgaggcTCTCCCGCGGGACCTACAACGGCGGGCTGCTCTCGACGGAGGCCGGCACGCTGGCCCGCGTTGCCGCTGACATGACCATCACGGCCGCTGGCTATCTGGGGCAGGGCCGCCTCCTGAACGCCACCCTCCTGCCGTCCTTGGTGATCTGTCTAGCATCTATCGTCGCGACGTTCTGCACTTACAACTCACTCTACTGA
- the LOC100501893 gene encoding SPX domain-containing membrane protein OsI_08463 (The RefSeq protein has 1 substitution compared to this genomic sequence) codes for MVNFGKKLMADQLEEWREYYINYKMMKKKVKQYVQQTQTGGKNRDQVLKEFSRMLDDQIEKIVLFLLQQQGHLARRIENLGEQRVVLMERSDVSQICQIRQAYREVGYDLVKLLRFLDSNATGIRKILKKFDKRFGYKFTDYYVSTRANHPYSQLQQIFKQVGVVAVVGALSRNLSYLQDHQGSLANIYDYPSLILKDPVIEQINHSVQKLTHSTSFLQFLGQHALIVPGDMQSGSDLGDDKDYHFLSLLLNLVNTFLYMVNTYIIVPTADDYSVSLGAAATVCGVIIGSMAVAQIFSSVYFSAWSNRSYFRPLVFSCIMLFLGNLLYALAYDLNSLTVLIAGRLLCGLGSARAVNRRYISDCVPLKTRLQASAGFVSASALGMACGPALAGLLQTKFKIYGLTFNQNTLPGWVMCLAWIAYLFWLWISFKEPGHIATENSVSTQSSDSGRRVSGNLEGGLGEPLLIDAKAGQDEDDEDNDDPEESHTPATSLAAAYRLLTPSVKVQLLIYFMLKFAMEILLSESSVVTTFYFKWTTSTVAIFLAVLGLTVLPVNVIVGSYVTNLFQDRQILVASEIMVLIGIVMSFCFTPHYSVPQYVTSALITFVFAEVLEGVNLSLLSRVMSSRLSRGTYNVGLLSTEAGTLARVAADMTITAAGYLGQGRLLNATLLPSLVICLASIVATFCTYNSLY; via the exons ATGGTTAATTTCGGTAAGAAATTGATGGCAGACCAGTTGGAGGAGTGGCGAGA GTACTATATTAATTATAAGATGATGAAGAAAAAGGTAAAACAGTATGTACAGCAGACCCAAACTGGTGGAAAAAATCGTGACCAGGTTCTTAAGGAGTTCTCAAGGATGCTTGATGATCAG ATTGAAAAGATTGTGCTATTTCTTCTGCAACAACAAGGTCATCTTGCTAGGAGGATCGAGAATTTAGGAGAACAGCGTGTCGTGCTTATGGAACGGTCTGATGTATCCCAAATTTGTCAAATACGCCAGGCTTACAGGGAAGTTGGATATGATCTTGTGAAGCTACTTAGGTTTCTTGATTCGAACGCTACTGGTATCCGGAAGATACTTAAGAAGTTCGATAAGCGCTTTGGCTATAAGTTTACAGATTATTACGTCTCTACTCGAGCAAACCATCCTTATTCTCAGCTCCAGCAGATCTTCAAGCAAGTG GGAGTCGTGGCTGTTGTTGGTGCTTTGTCTCGCAACCTTTCTTATCTACAAGATCATCAAGGAAGCCTAGCAAATATCTATGATTACCCATCACTCATCTTGAAG GATCCCGTCATAGAACAAATAAATCACTCAGTACAGAAACTCACACACTCCACAAGCTTTCTGCAATTTCTAGGGCAGCATGCACTTATCGTTCCGGGGGATATGCAGAGCGGCTCAGATCTCGGTGATGACAAGGATTACCATTTCCTGTCACTGCTGCTGAACCTAGTAAACACGTTTCTGTACATGGTTAACACATACATCATCGTTCCAACTGCCGATGACTATTCAGTAAGCCTCGGAGCTGCAGCGACTGTTTGCGGTGTGATTATCGGATCAATGGCAGTTGCACAAATCTTCTCCTCGGTATATTTCAGTGCCTGGTCGAACAGATCGTACTTCAGACCCCTCGTATTTAGCTGCATCATGTTGTTTCTGGGGAACCTATTGTATGCTTTGGCATACGATCTGAATTCCCTAACTGTTCTTATTGCTGGCCGGCTACTGTGCGG TTTGGGTTCGGCCAGAGCCGTGAACCGCCGCTACATCAGCGACTGTGTACCCCTGAAAACCAGGCTGCAGGCGTCGGCTGGGTTTGTCAGCGCTAGCGCTCTTGGAATGGCATGTGGTCCCGCTCTTGCCGGTCTGCTGCAGACAAAGTTTAAGATTTATGGGCTTACATTCAATCAGAACACCTTGCCTGGGTGGGTCATGTGCCTTGCTTGGATTGCATATTTGTTCTGGCTGTGGATTTCATTCAAAGAGCCGGGCCACATTGCCACAGAGAATTCAGTCAGCACGCAATCATCTGATTCTG GCCGTCGAGTAAGCGGTAACTTGGAGGGTGGCCTCGGAGAGCCTTTGCTCATAGACGCAAAGGCAGGGCAGGATGAGGACGACGAGGACAATGACGACCCCGAAGAATCTCATACACCTGCCACATCGCTTGCTGCAGCATACAGATTGCTGACACCATCTGTGAAG GTTCAGCTACTGATCTACTTCATGCTCAAGTTCGCCATGGAAATCCTACTCTCGGAGTCGAGTGTCGTGACCACGTTCTATTTCAAGTGGACAACTAGTACCGTGGCGATCTTTCTGGCAGTTCTTGGTCTGACGGTTCTCCCAGTTAATGTCATCGTTGGGAGCTACGTCACCAACCTGTTCCAGGACAG GCAAATCCTGGTGGCCTCCGAGATCATGGTGTTGATCGGCATCGTCATGAGCTTCTGCTTCACCCCTCACTACTCCGTCCCCCAGTATGTCACGTCAGCTCTCATCACGTTCGTGTTCGCCGAGGTGCTCGAAG GGGTGAACTTGTCCCTCCTctcccgcgtgatgtcgtcgaggcTCTCCCGCGGGACCTACAACGGCGGGCTGCTCTCGACGGAGGCCGGCACGCTGGCCCGCGTTGCCGCTGACATGACCATCACGGCCGCTGGCTATCTGGGGCAGGGCCGCCTCCTGAACGCCACCCTCCTGCCGTCCTTGGTGATCTGTCTAGCATCTATCGTCGCGACGTTCTGCACTTACAACTCACTCTACTGA
- the LOC100283366 gene encoding protein HOTHEAD precursor yields MATILTVASFFALVCISQQARAANYTFMKDAVHAPRTGFYDYIIVGGGTAGCPLAATLSARARVLLLERGGSPYEDARVLNMAHFSDVLADTSASSPSQRFVSEDGVINSRPRVLGGGSCINAGFFTRAGAGYVRAAGWDPREVRAAYRWVEDVVAFRPALGPWQAAVRMGLLETGVLPDNGATYDHIPGTKVGGSIFDADGRRHTAADLLRYANPDGIDLYLRARVAKILFRFKGTKPVADGVVYYDSRGNTHEAYLSPGAASEVILSAGALGSPQQLMLSGIGPADHLRSLGIDVILDLPGVGQGMSDNPMNAIYVPSPSPVEVSLIQVVGITRFGSYIEGASGANWNSHPSGTQPPPPPPRNFGMFSPQTGQLATVPPKERTPEAIARAVEAMSQVPDAALRGGFILEKVLGPQSVGQLALRNLNPDDNPSVRFNYFAHPDDLRRCVAGIAAIERVIRSRAFSRFTYQNFAFPAALNVTAEFPVNTLYRRGGDPRALERFCRDTVMTIWHYHGGCQVGRVVDRDYRVLGVDALRVIDGSTFNASPGTNPQATVMMLGRYMGVKLLKERMLLEG; encoded by the exons ATGGCCACCATCCTCACCGTCGCAAGCTTCTTCGCACTTGTGTGCATCTCTCAACAAG CGCGGGCTGCGAACTACACGTTCATGAAGGACGCGGTGCACGCGCCGCGGACGGGCTTCTACGACTACATCATAGTCGGCGGCGGCACGGCGGGCTGCCCGCTGGCGGCCACCCTGTCGGCCCGCGCGCGGGTGCTGCTGCTGGAGCGCGGGGGCTCTCCGTACGAGGACGCGCGCGTCCTGAACATGGCCCACTTCTCGGACGTGCTGGCGGACACGTCGGCGTCGTCCCCGTCGCAGCGGTTCGTGTCGGAGGACGGCGTGATCAACTCCCGCCCGCGCGTGCTGGGCGGCGGCAGCTGCATCAACGCCGGCTTCTTCACGCGCGCCGGCGCGGGCTACGTCAGGGCCGCCGGCTGGGACCCCAGGGAGGTGCGGGCGGCGTACCGGTGGGTGGAGGACGTGGTCGCGTTCCGCCCGGCGCTGGGCCCGTGGCAGGCCGCCGTGCGGATGGGCCTGCTGGAGACCGGCGTGCTGCCGGACAACGGGGCCACGTACGACCACATCCCGGGGACAAAGGTCGGCGGCTCCATCTTCGACGCCGACGGCCGCCGGCACACGGCGGCGGACTTGCTCCGGTACGCCAACCCGGACGGCATCGACCTGTACCTCCGGGCGAGAGTGGCCAAGATCTTGTTCCGTTTCAAAG GAACCAAGCCGGTGGCGGACGGCGTTGTGTACTACGACTCGCGAGGCAACACTCACGAGGCGTACCTCAGCCCCGGCGCCGCCAGCGAGGTCATCCTGTCGGCGGGGGCGCTGGGCAGCCCGCAGCAGCTGATGCTCAGCGGCATCGGCCCGGCCGACCACCTCCGCTCGCTCGGCATCGACGTGATCCTGGACCTGCCGGGCGTGGGGCAGGGCATGTCAGATAACCCCATGAACGCCATCTAcgtgccgtcgccgtcgccggtgGAGGTGTCGCTGATCCAGGTGGTCGGGATCACCCGGTTCGGCAGCTACATCGAGGGCGCCAGCGGGGCCAACTGGAACAGCCACCCCTCGGGCACgcagcctcctcctcctcctcctcggaaCTTCGGCATGTTCTCTCCGCAG ACGGGGCAGCTCGCGACGGTGCCGCCCAAGGAGCGGACGCCGGAGGCCATCGCGCGCGCCGTGGAGGCCATGAGCCAGGTCCCCGACGCGGCGCTCCGGGGCGGGTTCATCCTGGAGAAGGTGCTGGGCCCGCAGTCCGTGGGCCAGCTGGCGctccgcaacctgaaccccgacgacAACCCTTCGGTGCGGTTCAACTACTTCGCGCACCCGGACGACCTCCGCCGCTGCGTCGCGGGCATCGCCGCCATCGAGCGGGTGATCCGCTCCAGGGCCTTCTCGCGGTTCACCTACCAAAACTTCGCGTTCCCGGCCGCGCTCAACGTCACGGCCGAGTTCCCCGTGAACACGCTGTACCGGCGCGGCGGCGACCCCAGGGCGCTGGAGCGGTTCTGCAGGGACACAGTGATGACCATCTGGCACTACCACGGCGGGTGCCAGGTCGGCCGGGTCGTGGACCGCGACTACAGGGTGCTCGGCGTCGACGCCCTCCGCGTCATCGACGGCTCCACGTTCAACGCCTCGCCGGGCACCAACCCGCAGGCCACGGTCATGATGCTCGGCAGGTACATGGGCGTCAAGCTCTTGAAGGAGAGGATGCTTCTGGAAGGATGA